In one Pseudomonas sp. MM211 genomic region, the following are encoded:
- the gcvH gene encoding glycine cleavage system protein GcvH — protein MSELRFTVEHEWLRQEADGLVTVGITAYAQDALGDVVFVQLPELQAYTAGEEVAVLESVKAASNIGMPLDGEVVEVNADLEASPELVNAEPLGQGWFFRFRPSNAEALAGLLDQDAYERLLNAKADA, from the coding sequence ATGAGCGAATTGCGTTTTACCGTCGAGCACGAATGGCTGCGTCAGGAGGCCGATGGGCTGGTCACCGTAGGTATCACCGCCTACGCTCAAGACGCACTGGGTGACGTGGTGTTCGTGCAGTTGCCCGAGCTGCAGGCCTACACCGCCGGCGAAGAAGTGGCCGTGCTGGAGTCGGTGAAGGCAGCGAGCAACATCGGCATGCCGCTCGACGGTGAAGTGGTCGAAGTGAACGCCGATCTCGAAGCCAGCCCCGAGCTGGTCAACGCCGAACCGCTGGGACAGGGCTGGTTCTTCCGCTTCCGCCCAAGCAACGCCGAAGCGCTGGCTGGCCTGCTCGATCAGGACGCCTACGAGCGCCTGCTCAACGCCAAAGCCGACGCCTGA
- a CDS encoding SirB1 family protein has product MRARDHCLACLNTEQPALFEAALWVAAEHDIAVQPKLIVSELDGLKHQVDAGLPNLPAQELAQPLLRRLNDLNFHEDDDNPVRPQAALLHKVLLRRRGQPLSIALIALELARRLNIPLQGVNFPGYFLLRVPGADHLLDPCGGRRLYTRDCRELLLRYMGPQAQLSAEHMLGCDARSMIVRLSRNLRYLHGQDDDYLSALKDAERVLQFAPPNVSDHLARADLYQRLDCPQAERFDVQRALLLCDDPALHVRLGDRLRQLSAATALH; this is encoded by the coding sequence ATGAGAGCGCGCGACCACTGCCTTGCCTGTCTGAACACCGAGCAACCGGCGCTCTTCGAGGCGGCCCTGTGGGTCGCTGCCGAACATGACATCGCCGTACAGCCCAAACTGATCGTCAGCGAGCTCGACGGCCTGAAGCATCAGGTCGATGCCGGCCTCCCCAACCTCCCCGCGCAGGAACTAGCGCAGCCCTTGTTGCGGCGCCTCAACGACCTGAATTTTCACGAAGACGACGACAACCCGGTGCGCCCCCAGGCAGCGTTGCTGCACAAGGTGTTGCTGCGCCGTCGCGGCCAGCCACTGAGCATCGCGTTGATCGCTCTGGAGCTGGCAAGGCGCCTGAACATTCCTCTGCAGGGCGTCAACTTCCCCGGTTACTTCCTGTTGCGCGTACCCGGTGCTGACCACCTGCTCGATCCCTGTGGTGGGCGACGGCTCTATACCCGCGACTGCCGTGAACTGCTGCTGCGCTATATGGGCCCACAGGCACAGCTGAGCGCAGAACACATGCTGGGCTGCGATGCGCGGAGCATGATCGTGCGCCTGTCACGCAACCTGCGCTATCTGCATGGGCAGGACGACGATTACCTGTCCGCCCTGAAAGACGCCGAACGCGTATTGCAGTTCGCGCCTCCCAACGTCAGTGATCACCTGGCCAGAGCCGACCTTTATCAGCGCCTCGACTGCCCACAGGCGGAGCGTTTCGATGTCCAGCGTGCCCTGCTGCTGTGCGACGACCCGGCACTGCATGTACGCCTGGGCGATCGCCTGCGCCAGCTGAGCGCGGCCACTGCCCTGCACTGA
- a CDS encoding YebG family protein yields the protein MAVEVVYRSSRDPERLFMDKAEADRHDKMLELAELLSEVLQKAVPSLSDEQGEELGIYMARNRDVFAKAFKNQPDALAELGSEAQAE from the coding sequence ATGGCCGTCGAAGTGGTGTACCGCAGCAGTCGCGATCCGGAGCGTTTATTTATGGATAAAGCCGAAGCCGACCGTCACGACAAGATGCTGGAGCTGGCTGAACTGCTCAGCGAAGTGCTGCAAAAGGCGGTGCCGTCTCTCAGCGATGAGCAGGGCGAAGAGCTGGGCATCTACATGGCCAGAAACCGCGATGTGTTCGCCAAAGCTTTCAAGAACCAGCCCGATGCCCTTGCCGAGCTGGGCAGTGAGGCACAGGCAGAGTGA
- a CDS encoding phosphate-starvation-inducible protein PsiE: MKWVDNSRKRMHKGANSIGNLFVEGFHYLGLFVIGGATAWASVAAFLGMLEKGSASVDDILLLFIYLELGAMVGIYFKTNHLPIRFLLYIAITALTRYLIGDVSHHKAPDIGLLYLCGGIFFLALSVLAVRFASYKFPSSKAIDSTGDVVGDNYSEK, encoded by the coding sequence ATGAAGTGGGTAGATAACAGCCGCAAGCGGATGCACAAGGGCGCGAATTCGATCGGCAACCTGTTCGTCGAGGGCTTCCACTACCTGGGCCTGTTCGTGATCGGCGGGGCAACTGCCTGGGCCTCCGTCGCGGCCTTCCTGGGCATGCTTGAGAAGGGCAGTGCCAGCGTGGACGACATTCTGCTGCTGTTCATCTACCTGGAGCTGGGAGCGATGGTCGGCATCTACTTCAAGACCAACCACCTGCCGATCCGCTTTCTGCTGTACATCGCCATCACTGCGTTGACCCGTTACCTGATCGGCGATGTATCGCACCACAAGGCGCCGGATATCGGCCTGCTGTACCTGTGTGGCGGTATCTTCTTCCTGGCCCTGTCGGTGCTGGCGGTACGCTTTGCCTCGTACAAGTTTCCGTCCAGCAAGGCCATCGATTCGACAGGCGACGTGGTCGGCGATAACTACTCGGAGAAGTAG
- a CDS encoding DEAD/DEAH box helicase encodes MPDILHLQQADWRGDFDDGALRRGQDYATRGLSRLLSLKDHSLLASCLGSGERPYQQRITLHPYGQGWGVTGNCSCPVGFNCKHVAAALLTLEARQRSGEDLGSLIVVEKPMEETRIDNVPPIPVLTLGSHVRVHFDARKGRMLEQTQHRAALAFDYQGHSAAGKPAKDLLYRLGPTHQLRIVRDGAREAELRHRLEEGGLRTALRQSEALAQHPGEHFELQGDAAWLAFMQQQVPALREEGWRVEVQPDFQYNLAQIDDWYADVDEVPEQGWFDLELGIEVEGQRISLLPILLQAIRRTPWLLSGEALAQRQDGEMLLVTLPHSQRRVALPYARLKPLLAALGELFIGDGEDIGTRVRLPRADATRLNVLQQGPELNWQGGADLRDFAQRLQHTTLQPVSAPDGLAAQLRPYQLQGLGWMQALAELKVGGVLADDMGLGKTLQTLAHILLEKQNGRLQQPALIVMPTSLIPNWEDEAARFAPSLKVLALHGAKRRSQFKLIAEHDIVLTTYALLPRDLKTLTAQRFHLLILDEAQSIKNPRSKAALAAGQINAQQRLCLSGTPLENHLGELWSLFNFLMPGWLGDSKSFTRDYRTPIEKHGNEQRLAHLRGRIKPFVLRRKKEQVARELPPKTEITQWVELTPAQRDRYEILRLAMDRKVREEITRQGLARSQIVILEALLRLRQVCCDLRLLDEAPEELSSSDSGKLGSLLEMLEALIGEGRRVLLFSQFTSMLALIEAELQTRGIAYAKLTGSTRDRRTPVQQFQAGQFPVFLISLKAGGSGLNLTAADTVIHFDPWWNPAAEAQASDRAYRIGQDKPVFVYKLIARGSVEEKIQQLQHAKASLARGLLEEGGSQAQWQLSEDDLQALFAPLSD; translated from the coding sequence ATGCCAGACATCCTGCACCTGCAGCAGGCCGACTGGCGCGGCGATTTCGATGACGGTGCGCTGCGCCGCGGCCAGGACTACGCCACCCGCGGGCTCAGCCGCCTGCTCAGCCTCAAGGATCACAGCCTGCTCGCCAGTTGCCTGGGCAGCGGCGAACGGCCGTACCAGCAACGCATCACCCTGCATCCCTACGGACAGGGCTGGGGAGTGACGGGTAACTGCAGTTGCCCAGTGGGTTTCAACTGCAAACATGTCGCCGCCGCCCTGCTCACCCTCGAGGCGCGCCAGCGCTCCGGTGAGGATCTGGGCTCGTTGATCGTCGTCGAAAAGCCCATGGAAGAAACTCGCATCGACAATGTGCCGCCGATCCCCGTGCTGACCTTGGGCAGCCATGTACGCGTGCACTTCGATGCGCGCAAGGGCCGCATGCTGGAACAGACCCAGCACCGCGCAGCACTGGCCTTCGACTATCAGGGCCACAGCGCAGCGGGCAAGCCGGCCAAGGATCTGCTGTATCGCCTCGGCCCGACCCATCAGTTGCGCATCGTACGTGATGGGGCCCGCGAAGCCGAGCTGCGTCATCGCCTGGAAGAAGGCGGCCTGCGCACGGCCCTGCGGCAGAGCGAGGCGCTCGCCCAGCATCCCGGCGAACACTTCGAACTGCAGGGCGACGCAGCCTGGCTGGCCTTCATGCAGCAGCAGGTACCGGCCCTGCGCGAAGAAGGCTGGCGGGTCGAGGTGCAACCTGATTTTCAGTACAACCTGGCACAGATCGACGACTGGTACGCCGATGTCGATGAGGTTCCCGAACAGGGCTGGTTCGATCTGGAACTGGGGATCGAAGTGGAAGGTCAGCGCATCAGCCTGCTGCCTATCCTGCTCCAGGCCATCCGGCGCACGCCCTGGCTACTTTCCGGTGAAGCCCTGGCTCAGCGCCAGGACGGCGAAATGCTGCTGGTCACCCTGCCCCACAGCCAGCGCCGCGTAGCCCTGCCCTATGCACGGCTCAAGCCGCTGCTGGCAGCGCTCGGTGAACTGTTCATCGGTGATGGTGAAGACATCGGCACCCGGGTGCGCCTGCCACGCGCCGATGCAACGCGCCTCAACGTGCTGCAGCAGGGCCCCGAGCTGAACTGGCAGGGTGGCGCCGATCTGCGCGATTTCGCCCAGCGTCTGCAGCACACCACGCTGCAGCCGGTCAGCGCGCCGGACGGCCTGGCGGCACAACTGCGCCCCTATCAGTTGCAGGGGCTGGGCTGGATGCAGGCCCTGGCCGAACTCAAGGTAGGCGGCGTGCTGGCCGACGACATGGGCCTCGGCAAGACACTGCAGACCCTGGCGCATATCCTCCTGGAAAAACAGAACGGCCGCCTGCAGCAACCGGCCCTGATCGTCATGCCCACCAGCCTGATCCCCAACTGGGAGGATGAAGCCGCAAGATTCGCCCCGAGCCTCAAGGTGTTGGCCTTGCACGGTGCCAAGCGCCGCAGCCAGTTCAAGCTGATCGCCGAACACGACATCGTGCTCACCACCTATGCCCTGCTGCCGCGCGACCTCAAGACGCTGACCGCGCAACGCTTCCACCTGCTGATCCTCGACGAAGCCCAGAGCATCAAGAACCCGCGCAGCAAGGCCGCTCTCGCCGCCGGGCAGATCAACGCGCAACAGCGCCTGTGCCTGAGCGGTACGCCGCTGGAAAACCACCTGGGCGAGCTCTGGTCGCTGTTCAACTTCCTGATGCCGGGCTGGCTCGGCGACAGTAAGAGCTTCACCCGCGACTACCGCACGCCCATCGAGAAGCATGGCAACGAGCAGCGCCTGGCGCATCTGCGTGGGCGTATCAAACCCTTCGTGCTGCGCCGCAAGAAGGAACAGGTCGCCCGCGAGCTGCCGCCGAAAACCGAGATCACCCAATGGGTGGAACTGACACCGGCGCAGCGCGATCGCTATGAAATTCTGCGCCTGGCCATGGATCGCAAGGTGCGTGAGGAAATCACCCGGCAGGGCCTGGCCCGCAGCCAGATCGTCATCCTCGAAGCGTTGCTGCGTCTGCGCCAGGTGTGCTGCGACCTGCGCCTGCTGGATGAAGCCCCGGAAGAACTGAGCAGCAGCGACTCCGGCAAGCTCGGCAGCCTGCTGGAAATGCTCGAAGCGCTGATCGGCGAAGGCCGTCGGGTGCTGTTGTTCTCCCAGTTCACCTCGATGCTGGCGCTGATCGAAGCCGAGTTGCAAACCCGCGGTATTGCCTATGCCAAGCTCACCGGCAGCACCCGTGATCGCCGCACGCCGGTACAGCAGTTCCAGGCTGGGCAGTTTCCGGTTTTCCTGATCAGCCTCAAGGCGGGCGGCTCGGGCCTAAACCTCACCGCCGCCGACACCGTGATCCACTTCGACCCCTGGTGGAACCCCGCAGCGGAAGCCCAGGCCAGCGATCGCGCCTACCGGATCGGCCAGGACAAGCCGGTGTTCGTCTACAAGCTGATCGCCCGGGGCAGCGTCGAGGAGAAGATCCAGCAACTGCAGCACGCCAAGGCCAGCCTGGCGCGCGGCCTGTTGGAAGAAGGCGGCAGCCAGGCGCAATGGCAGCTCAGCGAAGACGACCTGCAGGCGCTGTTCGCCCCGCTGAGTGACTGA
- a CDS encoding GGDEF domain-containing protein, translating to MFALLAALLIVQIVIYLVSVRTNRGIVEDTTATQLATTAQVVDQLFELRHRQLTQGAAVLAADYGLKEAIAIGERATIESMLQNHGRRLQADIAVLNTLDRQLIASVPSELQQADIVPLLKAAAQSGSADGQMPIAMLRSQSGVLYQLIHSVVSMPTPQAELTLGFAVDDKLAGELKRVTDTEFALLSRGENGAWQLHGNTLSSTFDRLLGNPSALIDGATWRLQDEGNEYLMRSVSLANINAQGASEVLLIMGKSLGQTMAAHERIETFQLYLLLASLLLSALVVLLVNRHLLRPLNTLAYLDALTDLPNRRLFDHSVANALGAKGRRTSFALMMIDLDHFKQINDRYGHAAGDEVLKVSAKRLRGLLRRVDMPARLGGDEFAALLPGLDRAAAIRLGQRIEEALSEPIVFNQQTLQIGISIGIAIAPQDGETASDLLRMADDEMYADKAQRESESV from the coding sequence ATGTTTGCGCTGCTCGCTGCGCTGTTGATCGTGCAGATCGTCATTTATCTGGTCAGTGTGCGTACCAATCGCGGCATCGTTGAAGACACCACTGCCACGCAATTGGCAACCACCGCTCAAGTGGTCGACCAGTTGTTTGAACTACGCCACCGTCAGCTGACTCAGGGTGCAGCCGTGCTAGCGGCGGACTACGGCCTCAAGGAGGCCATTGCCATTGGCGAGCGAGCGACTATCGAATCCATGCTGCAGAATCATGGCCGCCGCCTGCAGGCCGATATCGCCGTGCTCAATACCCTCGACCGGCAACTGATCGCCAGTGTCCCCAGCGAGCTGCAACAGGCCGATATCGTTCCCCTGCTCAAGGCCGCCGCACAATCCGGCAGCGCTGACGGGCAGATGCCTATCGCCATGCTGCGCAGCCAGAGCGGCGTGCTCTACCAATTGATTCATAGCGTGGTGAGCATGCCTACGCCGCAGGCCGAACTCACCCTGGGTTTCGCCGTCGACGACAAACTGGCCGGTGAGCTGAAGCGGGTCACCGACACCGAATTCGCCCTCCTCTCGCGCGGCGAGAATGGCGCCTGGCAATTGCATGGCAACACCCTGAGCAGCACGTTCGACCGCTTGCTAGGCAATCCATCCGCGCTGATCGATGGTGCCACCTGGCGGCTGCAAGACGAGGGCAATGAATACCTGATGCGCTCGGTCTCACTCGCCAACATCAATGCCCAGGGTGCCAGCGAAGTACTGTTGATCATGGGTAAGTCTCTGGGCCAGACCATGGCCGCCCACGAGCGCATCGAGACCTTCCAGCTTTATCTGCTACTCGCCAGCCTGCTGCTTTCGGCGTTGGTGGTGCTGCTGGTCAACCGGCACTTGCTGCGCCCGCTCAACACTTTGGCCTACCTGGATGCGCTGACCGACCTACCGAACCGTCGCCTCTTCGACCACAGCGTCGCCAACGCCTTGGGCGCCAAAGGGCGGCGCACCTCCTTCGCGCTGATGATGATCGACCTCGATCATTTCAAACAGATCAACGATCGTTACGGTCACGCCGCCGGAGACGAGGTACTCAAGGTCAGTGCCAAGCGGCTGCGTGGCCTGCTAAGACGTGTCGACATGCCGGCGCGCCTCGGTGGCGACGAGTTTGCAGCGCTGCTGCCGGGCCTCGATCGCGCGGCGGCGATTCGCTTGGGGCAGCGCATTGAGGAGGCCCTCAGCGAGCCAATCGTCTTCAATCAGCAGACCCTGCAAATCGGTATCAGCATCGGTATCGCCATCGCGCCCCAGGACGGTGAAACCGCCAGCGATCTGCTGCGCATGGCCGATGACGAGATGTACGCCGACAAGGCGCAGCGCGAGAGCGAGTCGGTCTGA
- a CDS encoding SDR family oxidoreductase produces MSHPTVLITGCSSGIGRALADTFLQQGYQVWASARKEEDVARLSAAGFNAVQLDVNDADAVERLAVTLKERIGGLDVLINNAGYGAMGPLLDGGAAAMRRQFETNVFSIVSVTRALFPLLRQNKGLVVNIGSVSALLATPFAGAYCASKAAVHALSDALRLELAPFGVGVLEVQPGAIESSFGTQASRQAEQLISEHSPWWPMRDGIRARAMASQDNPTPASHVARNVFAAVNSGKRPRIIRLGNGCRALPLLAALLPGALLDRILSRRFGLDRAL; encoded by the coding sequence ATGAGCCACCCCACGGTTCTGATCACCGGCTGTTCCAGTGGCATCGGCCGCGCACTGGCGGACACCTTTCTGCAGCAGGGCTACCAAGTCTGGGCCAGCGCCCGTAAAGAGGAAGACGTGGCACGCCTGAGCGCAGCCGGCTTCAACGCCGTGCAACTGGACGTGAACGACGCCGACGCTGTCGAGCGACTGGCCGTGACGCTCAAGGAACGCATCGGCGGCCTGGACGTACTGATCAACAATGCCGGCTATGGCGCCATGGGCCCGCTGCTCGATGGCGGTGCCGCAGCGATGCGCCGGCAGTTCGAAACCAATGTGTTCTCCATCGTCAGCGTGACTCGGGCGTTGTTCCCGTTGCTGCGCCAGAACAAAGGGCTGGTGGTGAACATCGGCAGTGTATCCGCCTTATTGGCCACCCCGTTCGCAGGCGCCTACTGCGCCTCCAAGGCTGCCGTCCACGCTCTTAGCGACGCCCTGCGCCTTGAGCTCGCGCCTTTCGGCGTCGGCGTGCTGGAAGTGCAGCCGGGCGCCATCGAATCAAGCTTCGGCACTCAGGCCAGCCGCCAGGCCGAGCAGTTGATCAGCGAGCATTCGCCCTGGTGGCCCATGCGTGACGGCATCCGTGCCCGCGCCATGGCGTCACAGGACAACCCGACGCCGGCCAGCCATGTCGCTCGTAATGTGTTCGCCGCCGTGAACAGCGGCAAGCGACCACGGATCATACGCCTGGGCAATGGCTGCCGCGCACTGCCGCTGCTCGCCGCCCTGCTACCGGGCGCACTGCTGGATCGCATATTGAGCCGCCGCTTCGGTCTGGATCGCGCCTTGTAG
- a CDS encoding multidrug transporter: MIFGAILVLSWFILLIRYPAKALPISLAALVGLGLVSSWVLWQESRENRHLAHLELRLSHAPQSCPADRPLSVHLHNGSQAALLELRWQVAAYRPGDSVNLAQRLYETPRYSGPGELLPGADWQTCLPLPTLRSGYRASTLEFRAEQLQGTFSR, from the coding sequence ATGATTTTCGGCGCGATTCTGGTACTCAGCTGGTTCATCCTGCTGATCCGCTACCCGGCCAAAGCCCTGCCCATTTCCCTCGCCGCACTGGTCGGCCTGGGGCTGGTGTCGAGCTGGGTGCTGTGGCAGGAGAGCCGCGAGAATCGCCACCTGGCTCACCTCGAGCTGCGCCTGAGCCATGCGCCGCAAAGCTGCCCGGCAGATCGCCCGCTGAGCGTGCACCTGCACAACGGTAGCCAAGCCGCACTGCTGGAGCTGCGTTGGCAGGTAGCCGCCTACCGCCCTGGCGACAGCGTCAACCTGGCGCAGCGGCTTTACGAAACCCCGCGTTACAGCGGCCCTGGCGAATTGCTGCCGGGGGCCGACTGGCAAACCTGCCTGCCCCTGCCTACCCTGCGTAGCGGCTATCGCGCCAGCACCCTGGAGTTTCGTGCCGAACAGCTGCAAGGTACGTTCAGCCGCTGA
- the yaaA gene encoding peroxide stress protein YaaA produces the protein MLMVISPAKTLDYDTAPVTSRFTQPEFLDHSQELVAQLREFSPAQVAELMHLSDKLAGLNAARFGSWTPAFDTQNAKQALLAFKGDVYTGLDAESFAEADFDFAQQHLRMLSGLYGLLRPLDLMMPYRLEMGTKLANARGKDLYAFWGEHISEWLNEALQAQGDDVLLNLASNEYFGAVKRKVLKARIIDTEFKDLKNGQYKIISFYAKKARGLMARHVIRERLKNPQDLKDFDDQGYRFSAKDSSADKLVFLRDHAPD, from the coding sequence ATGCTGATGGTGATTTCACCCGCCAAGACCCTGGATTACGACACCGCGCCGGTGACGTCACGCTTCACCCAACCCGAGTTCCTCGACCACTCCCAGGAACTCGTCGCCCAGCTGCGCGAATTCTCCCCCGCGCAAGTCGCCGAGCTGATGCACCTGTCGGACAAGCTCGCCGGCCTTAATGCCGCACGCTTCGGCAGCTGGACACCGGCCTTCGACACGCAGAACGCCAAACAGGCACTGCTGGCGTTCAAGGGCGACGTGTACACAGGTCTTGATGCCGAAAGCTTCGCTGAGGCGGATTTCGACTTCGCCCAGCAACACCTGCGCATGCTTTCCGGCCTGTACGGTCTGCTGCGCCCGCTGGATCTGATGATGCCCTACCGCCTGGAAATGGGTACCAAGCTGGCCAATGCCCGCGGCAAGGATCTCTACGCCTTCTGGGGCGAGCACATCAGCGAGTGGCTGAACGAAGCCTTGCAGGCCCAGGGCGACGACGTGCTGCTCAATCTGGCGTCCAACGAGTACTTCGGCGCGGTCAAGCGCAAGGTACTCAAGGCGCGCATCATCGATACCGAGTTCAAGGACCTGAAGAACGGTCAGTACAAGATCATCAGCTTCTACGCCAAGAAGGCCCGCGGCCTGATGGCTCGCCACGTGATCCGGGAGCGCCTGAAGAACCCGCAGGATCTCAAGGACTTCGACGACCAGGGTTACCGCTTCTCGGCCAAGGACTCCAGCGCCGACAAGCTGGTATTCCTGCGCGATCACGCCCCGGACTGA
- a CDS encoding PhoH family protein gives MDDHGRIKPTAPTLYALDTNVLIHDPNALLNFQEHHVAIPMTVLEELDKLKTGKQGVAAECRQAIRLIDKILDGASPEEVEHGVPIQRGKNDPRGFLSILMSKSAAPVTWLPEDLNDNKIINQLVELKSRRPGTSVVLVTKDINMRLKARGCGLDSEDYHTDQLVDDISLLSKGYHNVEGAFWDRVAKVDTRQGHGRTWHRVQLSEELPGVNVNEFIIDEQGFVGWVKEAEGGELLILDLHQEPLMHQEAWGLKPRDIYQALALYALLDPDIHLVNLTGAAGSGKTILALAAAIEQTMVNKRYRRIIATRSVQGLDQEIGFLPGTEAEKMEPWLGAITDNLEALHMDDENTHGSVDYILQKVPLQFKSLNYIRGRSFQQSLILIDECQNLTPHQMKTIITRAGSGSKVICLGNLAQIDTPYLSAPSSGLTYLTERFKGFEHGVHITLQGVPRSILAEYAESHM, from the coding sequence ATGGATGACCACGGACGCATCAAGCCCACCGCCCCAACCTTGTATGCCCTCGACACCAATGTCCTGATTCACGATCCCAACGCGCTACTCAATTTCCAAGAACACCACGTCGCCATTCCGATGACCGTGCTGGAGGAACTCGACAAGCTGAAAACCGGCAAGCAGGGGGTCGCCGCCGAGTGTCGCCAGGCGATTCGTCTGATCGACAAGATCCTCGATGGCGCCAGCCCCGAGGAAGTCGAGCACGGTGTACCGATTCAGCGTGGCAAGAACGATCCCCGCGGTTTTCTATCGATTCTCATGAGCAAGAGTGCGGCGCCGGTTACCTGGCTGCCGGAAGACCTCAACGACAACAAGATTATCAACCAGCTGGTCGAACTGAAATCACGCCGGCCGGGCACCTCGGTGGTGCTGGTGACCAAGGACATCAACATGCGCCTGAAGGCGCGTGGCTGCGGTCTGGATTCCGAGGACTATCACACCGACCAACTGGTCGACGACATCTCGCTGCTCTCCAAGGGCTATCACAACGTCGAAGGCGCCTTCTGGGACCGTGTCGCCAAGGTCGATACCCGTCAGGGCCATGGCCGCACCTGGCATCGCGTGCAGTTGAGCGAGGAACTGCCGGGGGTCAACGTCAACGAATTCATCATCGACGAGCAGGGTTTCGTCGGCTGGGTCAAAGAGGCTGAAGGCGGCGAACTGCTGATTCTCGATCTGCATCAGGAGCCGCTGATGCACCAGGAGGCTTGGGGCCTCAAGCCGCGGGACATCTATCAGGCGCTGGCGCTCTACGCATTGCTCGACCCCGATATCCACCTGGTCAACCTGACCGGCGCCGCCGGTTCCGGCAAGACCATCCTGGCCCTGGCGGCGGCCATCGAGCAGACCATGGTCAACAAGCGCTACCGGCGCATCATCGCCACCCGTTCGGTACAGGGGCTGGATCAGGAGATCGGTTTCCTGCCCGGTACCGAGGCCGAGAAGATGGAGCCCTGGCTGGGCGCTATCACCGATAACCTCGAAGCCCTGCACATGGACGACGAGAACACCCACGGCAGCGTCGACTACATCCTGCAGAAGGTGCCGTTGCAGTTCAAATCCCTGAACTACATCCGCGGACGCAGCTTCCAGCAGAGCCTGATCCTTATCGACGAGTGTCAGAACCTCACCCCGCACCAGATGAAGACCATCATCACCCGCGCCGGCAGTGGTTCCAAGGTGATCTGCCTGGGCAACCTGGCGCAGATCGACACGCCCTATCTGTCGGCACCCAGCTCAGGCCTGACCTACCTCACTGAGCGGTTCAAAGGCTTCGAGCACGGCGTGCACATCACCCTGCAGGGCGTTCCACGCTCGATACTCGCCGAGTACGCGGAAAGCCATATGTAG
- the moaC gene encoding cyclic pyranopterin monophosphate synthase MoaC encodes MLTHLDSQGRANMVDVSDKAQTIREAVAEARVRMRTETLQMIVDGEHPKGDVFAVARIAGIQAAKKTSDLIPLCHPLMLTSVKVELQADGNDAVLIRARCKLTGQTGVEMEALTAASVAALTIYDMCKAVDRGMVIEQVRLLEKVGGKSGHFLADEGER; translated from the coding sequence GTGCTCACCCATCTCGACTCCCAGGGGCGCGCCAATATGGTCGACGTCAGCGACAAGGCGCAGACCATACGCGAGGCCGTGGCCGAGGCTCGCGTACGCATGCGTACCGAGACGCTGCAGATGATCGTCGACGGCGAGCATCCCAAGGGCGACGTTTTCGCCGTAGCACGCATTGCCGGCATTCAGGCCGCGAAGAAAACCTCGGATCTGATTCCGCTGTGCCACCCGCTGATGCTGACCAGCGTCAAGGTCGAGCTGCAGGCCGACGGTAATGACGCCGTGCTGATTCGCGCCCGCTGCAAACTCACCGGGCAGACCGGGGTGGAAATGGAAGCGCTCACCGCTGCCAGCGTCGCCGCGCTGACCATCTACGACATGTGCAAGGCGGTGGATCGCGGCATGGTCATCGAGCAGGTGCGTTTGCTGGAAAAGGTCGGCGGCAAGAGCGGCCACTTCCTGGCAGACGAGGGCGAGCGATGA
- a CDS encoding MoaD/ThiS family protein: MISVQYFARYRETLGLDAEQLQPGFATLDELRLHLLARGGVWEVLAERGLMCARNEELCALSEPLVDGDAVAFFPTVTGG; the protein is encoded by the coding sequence ATGATCAGCGTGCAGTACTTCGCCCGTTACCGCGAAACCCTCGGTCTGGATGCCGAACAACTGCAACCCGGCTTTGCCACCCTCGACGAGCTGCGTCTGCACCTGCTGGCGCGCGGCGGGGTGTGGGAAGTGCTCGCCGAGCGCGGCTTGATGTGCGCACGCAATGAAGAGCTCTGCGCGCTGAGCGAACCGCTGGTCGATGGCGACGCGGTGGCGTTCTTCCCCACGGTTACCGGAGGCTGA
- the moaE gene encoding molybdopterin synthase catalytic subunit MoaE: MGIRVQQAVFDPGLETNAVHAANTGVGAVACFVGYVRDFNDGRDVAGMYLEHFPGMTEKALAGIESQARERWPLLGVEVIHRVGRLEPGEPIVFVGVASAHRQAAFEACEFIMDYLKTQAPFWKKEDTADGPRWVEGRESDQASARRWQSGD; this comes from the coding sequence ATGGGCATTCGTGTACAGCAGGCGGTTTTCGATCCGGGGCTGGAGACCAATGCCGTGCATGCGGCCAATACCGGTGTCGGTGCGGTGGCCTGTTTCGTTGGCTACGTGCGTGATTTCAACGATGGCCGCGATGTGGCGGGGATGTATCTCGAGCACTTCCCCGGCATGACGGAAAAGGCTCTGGCCGGTATCGAGTCCCAGGCGCGCGAGCGCTGGCCGCTGCTGGGCGTCGAAGTGATTCACCGTGTCGGCCGGCTGGAGCCGGGCGAGCCAATCGTCTTCGTTGGCGTAGCCAGTGCGCACCGACAGGCGGCGTTCGAGGCCTGTGAGTTCATCATGGACTACCTGAAGACCCAGGCACCGTTCTGGAAGAAAGAGGACACCGCCGACGGCCCGCGCTGGGTCGAAGGACGGGAGAGCGACCAGGCATCCGCCCGACGCTGGCAGAGCGGCGACTGA